The genomic region CCGGGGCGCCTCTCGCTAAAGTAGTTGGGCGCCCGGAGTCGAGGGTCGCCACGTCGGGGGCGCGGCCGGGACCCGCGGAGTCGGCCCCCGAGCGCGGGGAGCggggccgcccgcgccgccccaCCATTACCTCCCCGGGCGGCAAGGAGGAGCTGGTGGCGGTCGCCTCTCGGCTgtggcagcggcggcggcgcgccTGCCTGGCGGCCGTCGGCGTGCTGCTTGCCATGGCGTTGGGGCTGCTCATCGCCGTGCCGTTGTTGCTGCAGGCGGCGCCCCCCGGCGCAGCGCACTACGAAATGATGGGCACCTGCCGCATGATCTGCGACCCATACAGCGCCGCACCCGGCGGAGGGCCCGCGGGCGCCAAGGCGCCGCCGCCAGGACCCAGCACTGCCGCCCTGGAAGTCATGCAGGACCTGAGCGCCAACCCTCCGCCTCCTTTCATCCAGGGACCCAAGGGCGATCCAGGGCGACCCGGCAAGCCCGGGCCACGGGGGCCTCCTGGAGAGCCGGGCCCTCCTGGACCCAGGGGTCCCCCGGGGGAGAAGGGCGACTCGGGGCGGCCCGGGctgccagggctgcagctgaCCGCGGGCGCTGCAGGCGGTGTCGGGGTGGTGGGTGGCGGAACCGGGGGCGGCGGCGACTCTGAGGGCGAAGTGACCGGCGCGCTGAGCGCCGCCTTCAGCGGTCCCAAGATCGCCTTCTACGTGGGTCTGAAGAGCCCCCACGAAGGCTACGAGGTGCTCAAGTTCGACGACGTGGTCACCAATCTCGGCAATCACTACGACCCCACTACCGGCAAGTTCAGCTGCCAGGTGCGCGGCATCTACTTCTTCACCTATCACATCCTTATGCGCGGCGGCGACGGCACCAGCATGTGGGCGGACCTCTGCAAGAATGGGCAGGTCAGTgaccccccgacccccaccccctcTGGCAAATCCCCGCAGACCTTCGTCCCCACCCCGCGCCCCGAACCGCCTAGGAAACTAGCTTCCTTTCTCCCTACTCGCGAGCGCCGGAGAGATCTCCGGGAGGGAGCGCGCCACAGCGTCCTGTTTCCCAATGCGCACTGGTCGCGTTTACAGGAATGAAGCGCCAGAGGTGGTGCCCAAGGTCCCAGGGATCCTGCTACCTAAACTGCACTCTCTGGTTACTTGCAAACCCTCCTGCAGCCCCGTGGGCTCCTCGGAAACCTCATTCTTCTATAGCTCCCCCTGTGCGCCCCGGTCGCCCCTTTGCCACCCAGTCTCCTTTCCTCTCAGTCCTGGCCCCTAGTTCCcgcccttcccctctgggtcaGTGTCTATGAAGcctgctctctccctccttcccggACTTGCCGGCTGCGGAGAGAAGGGGACCGGGAAGGAGTTGGCTAAGTTGGAGAGAGCGTGGAGTTTGGGTGGGAGCGTGGGCCCTGAAGCCGCGGGCAGAAGGCCGGCCAGGGAGCGCGCCATGTGGGGGCCGGGCAGGGGCCCAGGTAGAGGGGCCCTGTCCCACCCGCTCTGGCGGCTTGCCCTTAGGTCCGGGCCAGCGCCATCGCGCAGGACGCTGACCAGAACTACGACTACGCCAGTAACAGCGTGGTGCTGCACCTCGATTCGGGAGACGAGGTGTACGTGAAGTTGGACGGCGGGAAGGCGCATGGAGGCAATAACAACAAGTACAGCACGTTCTCGGGCTTTCTTCTGTACCCGGATTAGGGGCACAGGGAGCGCGAGGTGGGGTGGCTTTAGGCCGCCCTATGCCCCTGGGGGCGCGCTGTTCCCTGGCGAGGACCGCTCTCGCTTCATGACACTTCCTGACATCGTTGGAAAAGACACATCCCTGCTGTCCTCCCTGTTTTGCTCCCAACCTCAGTGTGTCTGCGACTCATCACGCTCCAGGCTGTGCTCCTGGTCCCTGTCCCCAAcccggggagggagagggggagaccAAGTGGCAAGATGAGCGTGAACCTGAACCCCTGCGGCCccagtggcagtggcagcagcagcagcgcagACTTTGCAAACCTGATTGGACTGGACAGGCGGGGCAGGAGCCTGCCCTCCTCCAGTCCCCTTCCTCCTCTAAGTGCCCTGGGACGAGGGCTCCCCGCCCTGGCCGACCTGGCCCTCGAGGTAGGCCAAAGTGAGCACAAGCTCCCTGGGGCGTCCTTCTTTGTGACCCAAAATACTTGTGCAAATTTCCCTGTCAGCCACAAATCCTCCCGCAGCATAATCCCAGCAAACGGAAAACTCGCCTCTCCGCCACACTCCCGACTCAGACCCACCGCGATGCATTAAATTAT from Equus asinus isolate D_3611 breed Donkey chromosome 4, EquAss-T2T_v2, whole genome shotgun sequence harbors:
- the C1QL2 gene encoding complement C1q-like protein 2, with the translated sequence MALGLLIAVPLLLQAAPPGAAHYEMMGTCRMICDPYSAAPGGGPAGAKAPPPGPSTAALEVMQDLSANPPPPFIQGPKGDPGRPGKPGPRGPPGEPGPPGPRGPPGEKGDSGRPGLPGLQLTAGAAGGVGVVGGGTGGGGDSEGEVTGALSAAFSGPKIAFYVGLKSPHEGYEVLKFDDVVTNLGNHYDPTTGKFSCQVRGIYFFTYHILMRGGDGTSMWADLCKNGQVRASAIAQDADQNYDYASNSVVLHLDSGDEVYVKLDGGKAHGGNNNKYSTFSGFLLYPD